The genomic interval GCTGAACCCTTGTGGCTTCTACTTTTGCCTCGTCCACCCTTCCGGTAATGCGCGGAACCACAATTGCGGCAAGAATGCCGAGGATTATGATAACCACCAGAAGCTCTATAAGCGTAAAACCTTTCTGTCTCATAGGAAAATTATATCTGACTTGTCCTCGTGCTACCTTCTGACCCCCGCCGATATCTCCGAAAGGGGTAGGACAACGCTGAGGACCACCACCGCCACCAGAGCTCCCACCACCAGCATGGCAATGGGTTCTGCAAACCTGAGCCAGAAGGATATGGTCCTCTCCGCCTGACGCTCGTATAGCTCTGTAAGCATCTGAAGGCTCCTTTCCAGCTCACCACTACGCTCACCCATTGAAAGAAGGTTTACAAAGGTCTCAGGAAGCACCCCCCTATCTCTCAGAGATGCACTCAGGCTTCTGCCTCTTGAAACCTCAAGCTCCAGACCTTCTAAGGATTTTCTCAGGTATGCGTTGGAAAGACTGCCCACGCTCAGGCTTATTGCCCTTGTGAGGGGAATGCCAGAAGAGAGTGCCATAAGCATAGTGCCCGCAAGGCGAGAAAGGTTATAGTATAGAGATAGCCTCCCAAAAAGGGGAAGCCCGAGAAGGTATCTGTCCCAGACCTCCCTTCTTATAAATTTGTGACGGAAGACATAGGCGAGCAAAAGGAAAGGCAGAAGGTAAAGCCCATACGAGAGCCCCTCTGCAAAAAGCACCAGAGCCTTTGTGATGAGAGGAAGCTCCTTTCCAAGCCCCTGAAGGACGCTGGCAATCTTTGGCACCACCACCCTGACCACCACCAGCACAGCCAGCAAGCTTGCGCATATGACAAAAAGGGGATAGGCAAGGGCAGTCAGGAGCTTTGCCCTTGTTTCTGCAGTCTTTTGCAGGTATTCGCCAGCAATCCTGAGAACCTGCTGGAGGTTTTCCCCCCGCTCTGCGGTCTTTAGCATCTCAAGGAAAAACTGGGGGAATACGCCTGCCTGAGAGAAAGCCTTGTGTATGCTCATACCCTTCTCTATGGCTTCCCTGACCCTGAGGAGAGCCTGCTTTATAGTTCTGTTTTCAGTCTCTGAGGAGACTACTTCTAGGGCTTTCAGAAGGTTGAGACCTCCAGCTAAAAGCATGGATATTTCAAGGAGTATATAAGACATTTCCTGTGGCGTGTAACTTTCGATAAGTGTATTTCCTGTCCTTCTATGTTTCTTTAGAAATTGAAGAATGTCGTCAATTACATCCATTG from Aquificaceae bacterium carries:
- a CDS encoding type II secretion system F family protein, which codes for MSYILLEISMLLAGGLNLLKALEVVSSETENRTIKQALLRVREAIEKGMSIHKAFSQAGVFPQFFLEMLKTAERGENLQQVLRIAGEYLQKTAETRAKLLTALAYPLFVICASLLAVLVVVRVVVPKIASVLQGLGKELPLITKALVLFAEGLSYGLYLLPFLLLAYVFRHKFIRREVWDRYLLGLPLFGRLSLYYNLSRLAGTMLMALSSGIPLTRAISLSVGSLSNAYLRKSLEGLELEVSRGRSLSASLRDRGVLPETFVNLLSMGERSGELERSLQMLTELYERQAERTISFWLRFAEPIAMLVVGALVAVVVLSVVLPLSEISAGVRR